The following nucleotide sequence is from Austwickia chelonae.
ATAGCGAGCAGTTCCCTCTCCAGACCCGCCGGACCCACGAAAAGAGCGGTCGCCCAGGCATCGGCCTCGACGATGTCCGGCGAGATGACACTCACCGACCCACGACGCCATGGCCTGTTCCCGGTCACAGGATCCACCAGGTGCGCCCCTCGCGCGGAACAGCCGGACGTGGCCACAGCACCGGCGTAGAGCTCGACGACCTCGACGAGCTGTCCGGAAACGTCCGGGTCCGCGATCCCGAGCCGCCAGGGGCGCCCGCCTCCGAGCGACTCATCGGTCCCGCCCACCATGAGATCGCCACCCGCGTTGAGACAGTAGGCGTGACCTTCCACAGCAGCGAGATGTGCTGCAGCTCGGGCGACTGCCCAACCCTTGACCAGCCCAGTCGGGTCGTAGGACAGTTCTCCGGTCGTCTCCTCGGGGAGGAGCGCGGAGAAAAACCCCGCAGTGGCTTGGCGGTAGTGCTCGCACAGCGCCGCCACCTCGTGCATCTGCGGACTGCAGTCATCCCAGACCAGCTCCCCACGACGCAGCCGGGACAGTTCGCTGTCGACGCGCCACACGCTGAAGGTTGCTTCGATCCTGGCCAATTCTGCGTAGGCCTCGTCGACAGCTGTGCTCACGCGTGGAGAGCGCGGATCCGGCCCGCGCATGTGGATACTCACCGGCATTCCCATGAGCCGACGTACCTGCGCGGCGACATACGGATGCGGCGACCCCGGGACGGGCAGAACCGGCAGATCCGCAGGGTCGGTTCTCATGCCCGAGCCTGGTCGATCGCTGATTGGAGCGACCCCCGGTAGCCGTCCCAGGTGACCGTCGCTCCGGATACTGCGTCGATCTCCGCAGACTGGGCTCGCACTACGGCCGCGTCGTACTGCGGGACGGCCCGAGAATTGATCCGTTGGTCCTTCGCGCTGCTGTTCGGGTGGGCCAAGGTCTTCGAGCTGGTGATCTTCCCGCCGGACACGACGATCTGCACCTGGACGTCCCCGTACCTGGTCCGGTTGGCACCGCCCGTGTAGGTCCCGTCCTTCAACGTGACCGGAGGCGCTGTTGCCGAGGCTCCGGAACCGGGCAACCGCGGACCGGTCGGTCCTCCCCCGGAACCTGCAGCGCCTGCGCTGCGCGCTTCAAGGCTGGTGTGATAGCCGAAAGCCAGGGCCACGGCGGACAGCGTACTCACTCCGACAAACAGGTTGCGACGTAATCTTCCCGGTTCGGCTACCGCGGCGGGATTCCGCAGATTCGGGTCCCATCGGTTCATGGCTGAGGTCCTCGTCAGTCGGTGAAACGTTCGCTGTGGATATGGGCGGATGGAACCCCGGCTTGGAGAGCTGCCTTCTCCACAGCGTCCATCCAGGCCTTTGCACCGCAGACAAAGATGTCGTGCGCGGCAACCTGCGGGACCAGACGGGTCAGGGCGTCTACGTCGGAGATCTCCTGCCAACTCTCGGGAAGCCATGAGCGCCGCCCATGAACCCTATTGCCTTCCAGAAGGAACAGCTCTGCCCCGGCCTCGGTCACCGCTGCGTGCAGCTGTGGCAGAAGAGCCGCGGAGCCCAGATCGCCGACCCGGTAGATCACCGTGGCTTCCCCAGGCTGCAAGGACAACGACTCCAACAGGGAGAGCATCGGGGCGATACCGATTCCGGCAGCCATCAACAACGCCGGCCGGCGACGACGTACACCTTCGTGAAGGCGACCGTAGGGACCTTCGATCAGGACCCGAGTGCCTGTTCGCAGAGTCGCCAGACGTCTGGCGCCGTCACCTACGCCTGCCACAGTGATCTGCAGGGAGCGCCCGTCAGGTGCAGCGGACAACGAGTAGGGGTGCGCGCGGGTCCACCCGGGCCCGTCGAGGAACCGCCACAGGAAGAACTGCCCGCCGACGACAGGCAACCGTTCCAGCTCTCGGCCGGTCATGGTCACCGTGGTCACTCCTCCCGCTGAAGCACTCACCTCGGTGACGACCAGCCGGTGACGCAGATTACGCATGACCGGCAGCCCTACCCGGAACAGGAGCACGGAGAGCGCCGCAACTACCCAGAGAGTCCACCAGTACACGGTGGCCACCGGGGAGGACAGGAAATCCGCTCCGGCCCACAGTTGATGCGGCAACGCGAGAAAACACCCGAGGTAGGCATACAGGTGAATCAGATGCCATGATTCGTAACGCATCCGGCGGCGAGCAGCCCGCACCGAGGACAGAACCACCAGGCACAGGGCCACCGTCCCGAGCGTTGCCAACAGCATCGCCGGCATCTCGACGACCACGTCGACCGTGGTCTTCCAGAGCAGTGACCAGGACGCCCCCGCATACCCGAAGAGGATCATCCCTAGATGAGCCATCATCAAGGCGAAGGAACCGAGACCGACCACCCGGTGGCCCCGGGTCAGCACATCCTGACCGAAAGCTTTTTCCACCGCAGGTATCCGAGCGATCATCAGTAGCTGAATGAGCAGGAGATCTGCGGAGAGCAACCCGGTGAGCCGTCCCATGGAGGTCCAGCCTTCGGCTGCTGAGGTTGCTCTGCCGACCCCGCCGTTCGCCCACCACAGCCACAGGACGAACGCCAGACTTACCCATATCGCTGCTACTGCGCAGGCCGACCACCATCGAGGGATGTGCGGGGTCGATAGCCGGGTCGCCGAACGGCCGGCATTGACCGGGAACACGCCGAGCAGGTTCTCCCCCGGTTGCCCCGCGGTGACGGCTGTCGTCTCATTCACGAGCGGAGGTGCCATGGGGGTCATGTCAACAGAATCGGTCGGATCCCCGTCAGGAGTTTTTTCTCTGGCTGTGGTGCGCCTGTGAAAGTGGGGCGGCAGCTCAAGTGAGCCTGCCCTCGACATCCCAACGACATCGTCGATCTCACCACGACATCGAAAATAGTTCCCTAGACTCATGATTCGCCGGTCTGAGCTAGACCGCGAGCGAGCTCCCCGGCCTTCCCCGGGCAGCCCCGAACGGACAGGTCGTGGAAAGGCCCCAGATGCAGAAGAAACAGCTCGTCGGCCGGGCGGTGACCACTGCGGTCGTCGTCGTCCTCGGGATGCACCTGACCGGGTGCGGGAACGGTAAGCCTCCGGAGGCGGCCGCACCGGGCACCACGTCCAGCAGTACCTCGGCCACCTCATCGGCCAGTCCGTCCACCTCGGCCACCAGCACACCGGCGATCGAGCCGGGGACGATCCCGGGGACCGGCCGTTTCCAGGTCGGTGTCGACATCCAGCCCGGAACGTACGTCTCGGAGACCGCTCCGGGAACGATGTGTTACGCGGCCCGGCTCACTGGAAAAGATTCACCGGACCCGCTCATCACCAATCATGTGAAGAAGGGGCGCACTGTCGTCACCATTCAGAAGACGGATGCTTTCTTCGAGACCCGGGACTGTGCCACCTGGAAGAAGCGCTGAGATCAGGTCGTTCTGCCCTTCGTCGGGGCAGGACGACCGACCGCTCAGTAGACGTGCACCGTGGTACCCACTACGGCCCGGTCGTACAGCTTTTTGGTGACTTCCCAGTCTCGCGTCTGGATACACCCATGGCTGCCGACATAGCTGTCGCTGTTCAGGGCGAAACCCGAGGAGTAGTGGATGTAGAGCCCGACCTTCGGGTCGAACTTCATTCCCCAGGGCATGTAGACCTTGTACGGGTAGGACCACCATTGGTCAGGTGTCTTCGCCGTGATCTGCCAGGTGCCCTTCGGGGTCTCGTAACCCGGGCGGCCGTAGATGACCGGGGTGGACAGTTGCTCCTCGCCGTTCTCGAAGTAGCGCAGCGTTCGTTCGGCCAAGGACGCACAGACGATGTTCTTCTTCTGCTTGCAGATCGCCGGGATCTCACTGGCCGGTGCAGCGGGTGCCACCGGCCGGTCGACGGAAAGCGCCCGGACATCGTGCTGTCCGAGCTCGGGCGCTGCAGCTCGGGAGGAGCCGGCACCGAGTCCGCTGATGGCGATGGTCAGTCCGGCGACAGCGAGTGTGCGCAACGCGGTACGAATGGTCATGACGCCCCTCATGATCGTGTGCCGTGCCGGCGGACCGGCCTCTGTCACTGGTTGCGGATGGAGATCACCTCGTGCTTCGACGGTAACACCTGCGCGCCATCGCCCAAGGAGCGACCAGGACTCGTATCCCTTTTGAAATACGTTGCCAATCAAGGTTGTCCGCATTTCATGGGTCAGTGCGGGTCATCAGGGTCGACGGTTGCACGCATCCGGGAAGCCTGGGCCCTGCTCCCCAGGACCAGAGGCACCCCTCTGAAATAGACGAAGGGCCCCCAGCTATAAGCTGGGGGCCCTTCGTCACTACTCACTGAGTAGCGGGGGCAGGATTTGAACCTGCGACCTCCGGGTTATGAGCCCGGCGAGCTACCGAGCTGCTCCACCCCGCGTCGGTATGTTCATTAGCTTAGCAAAGGTCGGGGCGCCCGTCCAAATTGACGGAGAATTGCTGTCTACCAAGGAAATTCAACATCACTCCTAGTGCGGGCATCGCCCCTGCTCTGACCCAAAACCCCGAAAAAAGCCCGAACAACAGGACGGGCCGGGTGGTAAAACACCACCCGGCCCGAAACCTGCCTGTCTGTCACTTGCCCGCAGGCGGAGTCCCCTCAGGCGTGCTCGGGAGCTGGCCCGAGGTCTTCGTCGCCTTCTCGATCGCCTCCTGCAGCTTCTTCTGCGCGGTGCCATAGGCCGTGAAGTCGCCCTTCT
It contains:
- a CDS encoding FAD:protein FMN transferase, which translates into the protein MRTDPADLPVLPVPGSPHPYVAAQVRRLMGMPVSIHMRGPDPRSPRVSTAVDEAYAELARIEATFSVWRVDSELSRLRRGELVWDDCSPQMHEVAALCEHYRQATAGFFSALLPEETTGELSYDPTGLVKGWAVARAAAHLAAVEGHAYCLNAGGDLMVGGTDESLGGGRPWRLGIADPDVSGQLVEVVELYAGAVATSGCSARGAHLVDPVTGNRPWRRGSVSVISPDIVEADAWATALFVGPAGLERELLAMPGRQVIWQ
- a CDS encoding FMN-binding protein — protein: MNRWDPNLRNPAAVAEPGRLRRNLFVGVSTLSAVALAFGYHTSLEARSAGAAGSGGGPTGPRLPGSGASATAPPVTLKDGTYTGGANRTRYGDVQVQIVVSGGKITSSKTLAHPNSSAKDQRINSRAVPQYDAAVVRAQSAEIDAVSGATVTWDGYRGSLQSAIDQARA
- a CDS encoding ferredoxin reductase family protein, producing the protein MNETTAVTAGQPGENLLGVFPVNAGRSATRLSTPHIPRWWSACAVAAIWVSLAFVLWLWWANGGVGRATSAAEGWTSMGRLTGLLSADLLLIQLLMIARIPAVEKAFGQDVLTRGHRVVGLGSFALMMAHLGMILFGYAGASWSLLWKTTVDVVVEMPAMLLATLGTVALCLVVLSSVRAARRRMRYESWHLIHLYAYLGCFLALPHQLWAGADFLSSPVATVYWWTLWVVAALSVLLFRVGLPVMRNLRHRLVVTEVSASAGGVTTVTMTGRELERLPVVGGQFFLWRFLDGPGWTRAHPYSLSAAPDGRSLQITVAGVGDGARRLATLRTGTRVLIEGPYGRLHEGVRRRRPALLMAAGIGIAPMLSLLESLSLQPGEATVIYRVGDLGSAALLPQLHAAVTEAGAELFLLEGNRVHGRRSWLPESWQEISDVDALTRLVPQVAAHDIFVCGAKAWMDAVEKAALQAGVPSAHIHSERFTD
- a CDS encoding L,D-transpeptidase; this translates as MTIRTALRTLAVAGLTIAISGLGAGSSRAAAPELGQHDVRALSVDRPVAPAAPASEIPAICKQKKNIVCASLAERTLRYFENGEEQLSTPVIYGRPGYETPKGTWQITAKTPDQWWSYPYKVYMPWGMKFDPKVGLYIHYSSGFALNSDSYVGSHGCIQTRDWEVTKKLYDRAVVGTTVHVY